The following proteins come from a genomic window of Miscanthus floridulus cultivar M001 chromosome 2, ASM1932011v1, whole genome shotgun sequence:
- the LOC136537254 gene encoding uncharacterized protein → MAALSRFISRLGKKEIPFFKLLKASKRFSWSEETDTAFEQLKLFLTKPPIMMAPRPDETLLTYSAATSCVVSTAIVVECEEARHAYKVQRLVYFISEVLNKPKTHYPQVQKLLYAVLITSRKLRHYFEYYKIAVVIEFSLGDILLNKEANGRIIKPTIKSQALADFIAKWTEIQEPITATCPKHWVMYFDGALNINDAGAGILFITLTKDKLQYVLRIHFSTSNNTTEYEACLHELHIAIEVGIKRLMVYGDSTLVIN, encoded by the exons atggctgctttaagccgtttcatatcacgcctcggcaaaaaagagataccattcttcaaactcctcaaggcctccaagcgcttttcctggtcagaggagACAGACACAgccttcgagcagctcaagttgttcctaacaaagcctccgatcatgatggcaccacgaccagatgaaactctcctaaccTATAGCGCTGCTACTTCTTGTGTCGTCAGCACAGCCATCGTGGTCGAATGTGAGGAGGccaggcacgcctataaggtgcaacgtctggtatacttcattagcgaggtccttaacaagcccaagactcattatcctcaggtccagaagCTACTATATGCCGTCCTGatcacgtcgcgcaagctccgtcactacttcgagtattacaagatcgccgtggtcattgAGTtctctctaggggacatccttctcaacaaagaggccaacggccgtatcatcaa gcctaccatcaagtctcaggcgcttgctgatttcatcgctaagtggaccgagatccaagagcccatcaccgccaCCTGCCCTAagcattgggtgatgtacttcgacggcgcccttaacatcaacgatgCTGGTGCAGGCATCCTGTTCATTACGCTAACCAAGGATAAACTCCAatatgttctccggatacacttttcGACCTCCAACAACaccaccgaatatgaagcatgtctccacgaacTCCATATAGCCATTGAGGTTGgcatcaaacgcctcatggtatatggggattccacgctggtcatcaactag